The proteins below are encoded in one region of Doryrhamphus excisus isolate RoL2022-K1 chromosome 4, RoL_Dexc_1.0, whole genome shotgun sequence:
- the LOC131127564 gene encoding beta-1,3-galactosyl-O-glycosyl-glycoprotein beta-1,6-N-acetylglucosaminyltransferase 4-like isoform X2, giving the protein MNTRCGRYIRKLRHRCFLFSVSLVAVYLVYIKVSVYMHPYGVFFSLPGLHGHRYDVNCSAIYELDPVEIGKALQMKQKVRVDVDDDSTVSLTSDCQTFLQRRTYDGTPVSEVEHSFPLAYSLVVHKNAPMVERILHAIYAPQNIYCLHYDQKSSPAFITAMKNLARCLPNVFVASKLESVEYAHISRLHADLNCLSDLLRSAVKWEYAINLCGQDFPLKSNAELVSELRQLKGGNMLESSRPSQLKKQRFSFKHELRNVPYEYRRIPVKTTAAKGAPPHAIMMFTGSAYFVLSWNFVNYISSNQVVKDFLAWSADTYSPDEHFWATLVRLPGVPGHISRSEPDVSDLKSKTRLVKWNYLEGTLYPPCTGTHMRSVCIYGAAELHWLLHRGHWFANKFDPKVDPIVIQCLEEKLMEKRYATAK; this is encoded by the coding sequence ATGAACACAAGATGTGGACGCTACATACGTAAACTGAGACACAGGTGTTTCCTGTTTTCTGTGTCCCTGGTGGCGGTGTATCTGGTCTACATCAAAGTGAGCGTCTACATGCACCCTTACGGAGTCTTTTTCAGCCTACCTGGACTTCACGGCCACCGCTATGACGTCAACTGCAGCGCTATCTACGAGCTAGACCCCGTGGAAATCGGCAAAGCtcttcaaatgaaacaaaaagtcCGTGTTGACGTGGACGACGACAGCACCGTCAGTCTGACTTCCGACTGTCAGACGTTTCTCCAAAGGAGAACGTATGATGGCACTCCGGTATCAGAGGTCGAGCACAGCTTCCCGCTGGCCTACTCCTTGGTGGTGCACAAGAATGCACCCATGGTGGAACGCATCCTTCATGCCATCTATGCACCTCAAAACATCTACTGTCTGCACTATGACCAAAAGTCCTCTCCAGCATTTATTACAGCCATGAAGAACCTTGCTCGGTGTCTTCCCAACGTCTTCGTTGCCTCCAAACTGGAGTCTGTGGAATACGCCCACATCAGTCGACTCCATGCCGACCTCAATTGCCTCTCTGACCTGCTCAGGTCAGCGGTCAAGTGGGAGTACGCCATCAACCTCTGTGGCCAGGACTTTCCTCTCAAGTCCAACGCTGAGCTGGTGTCGGAGCTGAGGCAGCTGAAAGGCGGGAACATGCTGGAGTCCAGCCGGCCCAGTCAACTCAAGAAGCAGCGCTTCAGCTTTAAGCACGAGCTCAGGAATGTGCCTTACGAGTACCGCCGTATTCCTGTGAAAACCACGGCGGCCAAAGGTGCTCCTCCTCACGCCATCATGATGTTCACTGGGAGTGCGTATTTTGTGCTGTCCTGGAATTTTGTGAATTACATCAGCAGCAACCAAGTGGTGAAGGACTTTCTGGCATGGTCAGCGGACACTTACTCCCCCGATGAACACTTTTGGGCCACTCTGGTCAGACTTCCAGGGGTGCCAGGACACATTTCCAGATCAGAACCGGATGTTAGTGACTTAAAGAGTAAAACGCGACTTGTGAAGTGGAACTATTTGGAAGGAACTTTGTACCCACCCTGCACGGGCACGCACATGCGCAGTGTTTGCATCTATGGAGCTGCAGAACTCCACTGGCTCCTCCATCGTGGCCACTGGTTTGCTAACAAATTTGACCCCAAAGTGGACCCCATCGTGATACAGTGTTTGGAGGAGAAGTTGATGGAAAAACGCTACGCCACGGCCAAATGA
- the LOC131127564 gene encoding beta-1,3-galactosyl-O-glycosyl-glycoprotein beta-1,6-N-acetylglucosaminyltransferase 4-like isoform X1, translating into MTFTFDNFYFPLYCIFIAILLYSVTCLYVGLFVTLSRMNTRCGRYIRKLRHRCFLFSVSLVAVYLVYIKVSVYMHPYGVFFSLPGLHGHRYDVNCSAIYELDPVEIGKALQMKQKVRVDVDDDSTVSLTSDCQTFLQRRTYDGTPVSEVEHSFPLAYSLVVHKNAPMVERILHAIYAPQNIYCLHYDQKSSPAFITAMKNLARCLPNVFVASKLESVEYAHISRLHADLNCLSDLLRSAVKWEYAINLCGQDFPLKSNAELVSELRQLKGGNMLESSRPSQLKKQRFSFKHELRNVPYEYRRIPVKTTAAKGAPPHAIMMFTGSAYFVLSWNFVNYISSNQVVKDFLAWSADTYSPDEHFWATLVRLPGVPGHISRSEPDVSDLKSKTRLVKWNYLEGTLYPPCTGTHMRSVCIYGAAELHWLLHRGHWFANKFDPKVDPIVIQCLEEKLMEKRYATAK; encoded by the coding sequence ATGACCTTCACATTTGACAACTTTTACTTTCCActctattgtatttttattgcaatACTGCTTTATTCGGTCACATGCTTATACGTGGGTCTCTTTGTCACCCTTTCCAGAATGAACACAAGATGTGGACGCTACATACGTAAACTGAGACACAGGTGTTTCCTGTTTTCTGTGTCCCTGGTGGCGGTGTATCTGGTCTACATCAAAGTGAGCGTCTACATGCACCCTTACGGAGTCTTTTTCAGCCTACCTGGACTTCACGGCCACCGCTATGACGTCAACTGCAGCGCTATCTACGAGCTAGACCCCGTGGAAATCGGCAAAGCtcttcaaatgaaacaaaaagtcCGTGTTGACGTGGACGACGACAGCACCGTCAGTCTGACTTCCGACTGTCAGACGTTTCTCCAAAGGAGAACGTATGATGGCACTCCGGTATCAGAGGTCGAGCACAGCTTCCCGCTGGCCTACTCCTTGGTGGTGCACAAGAATGCACCCATGGTGGAACGCATCCTTCATGCCATCTATGCACCTCAAAACATCTACTGTCTGCACTATGACCAAAAGTCCTCTCCAGCATTTATTACAGCCATGAAGAACCTTGCTCGGTGTCTTCCCAACGTCTTCGTTGCCTCCAAACTGGAGTCTGTGGAATACGCCCACATCAGTCGACTCCATGCCGACCTCAATTGCCTCTCTGACCTGCTCAGGTCAGCGGTCAAGTGGGAGTACGCCATCAACCTCTGTGGCCAGGACTTTCCTCTCAAGTCCAACGCTGAGCTGGTGTCGGAGCTGAGGCAGCTGAAAGGCGGGAACATGCTGGAGTCCAGCCGGCCCAGTCAACTCAAGAAGCAGCGCTTCAGCTTTAAGCACGAGCTCAGGAATGTGCCTTACGAGTACCGCCGTATTCCTGTGAAAACCACGGCGGCCAAAGGTGCTCCTCCTCACGCCATCATGATGTTCACTGGGAGTGCGTATTTTGTGCTGTCCTGGAATTTTGTGAATTACATCAGCAGCAACCAAGTGGTGAAGGACTTTCTGGCATGGTCAGCGGACACTTACTCCCCCGATGAACACTTTTGGGCCACTCTGGTCAGACTTCCAGGGGTGCCAGGACACATTTCCAGATCAGAACCGGATGTTAGTGACTTAAAGAGTAAAACGCGACTTGTGAAGTGGAACTATTTGGAAGGAACTTTGTACCCACCCTGCACGGGCACGCACATGCGCAGTGTTTGCATCTATGGAGCTGCAGAACTCCACTGGCTCCTCCATCGTGGCCACTGGTTTGCTAACAAATTTGACCCCAAAGTGGACCCCATCGTGATACAGTGTTTGGAGGAGAAGTTGATGGAAAAACGCTACGCCACGGCCAAATGA
- the LOC131127562 gene encoding uncharacterized protein LOC131127562: MTKAHTFRVVTEELVTKALTFRVVTEELMTKAHTFRVVTEELMTKALTFRVVTEELVTKALTFRVVTEELMTKALTFRVVTEELVTKALTFRVVTEELMTKALTFRVVTEELVTKALTFRVVTEELVTKALTFRVVTEELVTKALTFRVVTEELVTKALTFRVVTEELVTKALTFRVVTEELVTKALIFRVVTEELVTKALTFRVVTEELVTKALTFRVVTEELMTKAHTFRVVTEELVTKALTFRVVTEELMTKAHTFRVVTEELVTKALTFRVVTEELMTKAYTFRVVTEELVTKALTFRVVTEELVTKALTFRVVTEELVTKALTFRVVTEELVTKALTFRVVTEELMTKAHTFRVVTEELVTKALTFRVVTEELVTKAHTFRVVTEELVTKALTFRVVTEELMTKALTFRVVTEELVTKAHTFRVVTEELVTKALTFRVVTEELVTKALTFRVVTEELMTKAHTFRVVTEELVTKALTFRVVTEELVTKAHTFRVVTEELVTKAHTFRVVTEELVTKALTFRVVTEELVTKAHTFRVVTEELMTKAHTFRVVTEELVTKAHTFRVVTEELVTKALTFRVVTEELMTKAHTFRVVTEELMAN, encoded by the coding sequence atgactaaggcacatacatttagagtagttactgaggaactagtgactaaagcacttacatttagagtagttactgaggaactaatgactaaggcacatacatttagagtagttactgaggaactaatgactaaggcacttacatttagagtagttactgaggaactagtgactaaagcacttacatttagagtagttactgaggaactaatgactaaagcacttacatttagagtggttactgaggaactagtgactaaagcacttacatttagagtagttactgaggaactaatgactaaagcacttacatttagagtggttactgaggaactagtgactaaagcacttacatttagagtggttactgaggaactagtgactaaagcacttacatttagagtggttactgaggaactagtgactaaagcacttacatttagagtggttactgaggaactagtgactaaagcacttacatttagagtggttactgaggaactagtgactaaagcacttacatttagagtggttactgaggaactagtgactaaagcacttatatttagagtggttactgaggaactagtgactaaagcacttacatttagagtagttactgaggaactagtgactaaagcacttacatttagagtggttactgaggaactaatgactaaggcacatacatttagagtagttactgaggaactagtgactaaagcacttacatttagagtggttactgaggaactaatgactaaggcacatacatttagagtagttactgaggaactagtgactaaagcacttacatttagagtggttactgaggaactaatgactaaggcatatacatttagagtagttactgaggaactagtgactaaagcacttacatttagagtggttactgaggaactagtgactaaagcacttacatttagagtagttactgaggaactagtgactaaagcacttacatttagagtggttactgaggaactagtgactaaagcacttacatttagagtggttactgaggaactaatgactaaggcacatacatttagagtagttactgaggaactagtgactaaagcacttacatttagagtagttactgaggaactagtgactaaggcacatacatttagagtagttactgaggaactagtgactaaagcacttacatttagagtagttactgaggaactaatgactaaagcacttacatttagagtggttactgaggaactagtgactaaggcacatacatttagagtagttactgaggaactagtgactaaagcacttacatttagagtggttactgaggaactagtgactaaagcacttacatttagagtagttactgaggaactaatgactaaggcacatacatttagagtagttactgaggaactagtgactaaagcacttacatttagagtggttactgaggaactagtgactaaggcacatacatttagagtagttactgaggaactagtgactaaggcacatacatttagagtagttactgaggaactagtgactaaagcacttacatttagagtggttactgaggaactagtgactaaggcacatacatttagagtagttactgaggaactaatgactaaggcacatacatttagagtggttactgaggaactagtgactaaggcacatacatttagagtagttactgaggaactagtgactaaagcacttacatttagagtggttactgaggaactaatgactaaggcacatacatttagagtagttactgaggaactaatggcaaactga